A single window of Vigna unguiculata cultivar IT97K-499-35 chromosome 1, ASM411807v1, whole genome shotgun sequence DNA harbors:
- the LOC114191375 gene encoding uncharacterized protein LOC114191375 isoform X2, which yields MSSGSVRRVSRQDIQLVQNLIERCLQLYMSQKEVVETLLAQAKIEPGFTELVWQKLEEENEEFFKAYYARLVLKQQILQFNKLLDQQVQLMQLHSTAVASLPTTNGSHIPAVSSLPNSNGSHIPAMPENAACYTADRTQTSLKPENMQHSVDSRLSNVFNNGGSSLHTNMHAAVDMSAHGNRINGPPSMLSAQSANMGLIQGINGGMIKSEPGYSGCSPYMFGTDGNVLEPRPAIGGSSVTSFANVESNSHSLNDAVLDPDTSSFGFLGQIPRNFSLSDLTADFSQSSDILETYSRSPFLATDNENFLDRGEQDNNRLDSISEGLSYEDFGSE from the exons ATGTCAAGTGGATCAGTGAGACGGGTTTCCCGTCAAGATATCCAGCTG GTGCAAAATCTCATAGAACGATGTCTGCAACTATATATGAGCCAGAAAGAAGTCGTGGAAACACTACTAGCTCAAGCAAAAATAGAGCCTGGTTTCACCGAACTAG TTTGGCAAAagcttgaagaagaaaatgaagagttctTCAAGGCTTATTATGCGAGATTGGTTTTGAAGCAGCAAATATTGCAATTCAACAAATTGCTCGACCAGCAAGTCCAATTAATGCAGTTACACTCAACTGCTGTTGCCTCACTACCTACAACTAATGGGTCACATATCCCTGCAGTTTCATCACTGCCTAACTCTAATGGATCACATATCCCTGCAA TGCCGGAGAATGCAGCATGCTACACTGCAGACCGAACCCAAACAAGTTTGAAGCCTGAAAATATGCAACATTCTGTTGATTCCAGACTATCTAATGTGTTTAATAATGGTGGGTCCTCACTACATACAAATATGCATGCTGCAGTTGATATGTCAGCTCATGGCAATAGGATCAATGGTCCCCCGAGCATGCTTTCTGCTCAAAGTGCAAACATGGGTCTGATTCAAGGAATCAATGGTGGGATGATTAAATCTGAGCCTGGATATTCTGGTTGTTCTCCTTACATGTTTGGTACTGATGGAAATGTCCTGGAGCCACGCCCAGCTATTGGTGGCAGTTCAGTTACGTCATTCGCTAATGTTGAGTCCAACTCACATTCTTTGAACGACGCAGTCCTAGATCCAGACACTTCTTCATTTGGATTTCTGGGGCAGATTCCCAGAAATTTTAGCCTTTCAGATCTGACTGCCGATTTTTCTCAGAGTTCTG ATATACTGGAGACCTATTCTAGGTCACCCTTCCTAGCTACGGATAATGAAAACTTCCTCGACAGAGGAGAACAAG ACAATAATAGGCTAGACTCCATATCAGAAGGTTTAAGTTATGAGGACTTTGGAAGTGAATAG
- the LOC114191375 gene encoding uncharacterized protein LOC114191375 isoform X1 has product MSSGSVRRVSRQDIQLVQNLIERCLQLYMSQKEVVETLLAQAKIEPGFTELVWQKLEEENEEFFKAYYARLVLKQQILQFNKLLDQQVQLMQLHSTAVASLPTTNGSHIPAVSSLPNSNGSHIPAMPENAACYTADRTQTSLKPENMQHSVDSRLSNVFNNGGSSLHTNMHAAVDMSAHGNRINGPPSMLSAQSANMGLIQGINGGMIKSEPGYSGCSPYMFGTDGNVLEPRPAIGGSSVTSFANVESNSHSLNDAVLDPDTSSFGFLGQIPRNFSLSDLTADFSQSSGSHLTDILETYSRSPFLATDNENFLDRGEQDNNRLDSISEGLSYEDFGSE; this is encoded by the exons ATGTCAAGTGGATCAGTGAGACGGGTTTCCCGTCAAGATATCCAGCTG GTGCAAAATCTCATAGAACGATGTCTGCAACTATATATGAGCCAGAAAGAAGTCGTGGAAACACTACTAGCTCAAGCAAAAATAGAGCCTGGTTTCACCGAACTAG TTTGGCAAAagcttgaagaagaaaatgaagagttctTCAAGGCTTATTATGCGAGATTGGTTTTGAAGCAGCAAATATTGCAATTCAACAAATTGCTCGACCAGCAAGTCCAATTAATGCAGTTACACTCAACTGCTGTTGCCTCACTACCTACAACTAATGGGTCACATATCCCTGCAGTTTCATCACTGCCTAACTCTAATGGATCACATATCCCTGCAA TGCCGGAGAATGCAGCATGCTACACTGCAGACCGAACCCAAACAAGTTTGAAGCCTGAAAATATGCAACATTCTGTTGATTCCAGACTATCTAATGTGTTTAATAATGGTGGGTCCTCACTACATACAAATATGCATGCTGCAGTTGATATGTCAGCTCATGGCAATAGGATCAATGGTCCCCCGAGCATGCTTTCTGCTCAAAGTGCAAACATGGGTCTGATTCAAGGAATCAATGGTGGGATGATTAAATCTGAGCCTGGATATTCTGGTTGTTCTCCTTACATGTTTGGTACTGATGGAAATGTCCTGGAGCCACGCCCAGCTATTGGTGGCAGTTCAGTTACGTCATTCGCTAATGTTGAGTCCAACTCACATTCTTTGAACGACGCAGTCCTAGATCCAGACACTTCTTCATTTGGATTTCTGGGGCAGATTCCCAGAAATTTTAGCCTTTCAGATCTGACTGCCGATTTTTCTCAGAGTTCTG GTTCTCATTTGACAGATATACTGGAGACCTATTCTAGGTCACCCTTCCTAGCTACGGATAATGAAAACTTCCTCGACAGAGGAGAACAAG ACAATAATAGGCTAGACTCCATATCAGAAGGTTTAAGTTATGAGGACTTTGGAAGTGAATAG
- the LOC114191375 gene encoding uncharacterized protein LOC114191375 isoform X3 → MVLNNTFFMDKIVWQKLEEENEEFFKAYYARLVLKQQILQFNKLLDQQVQLMQLHSTAVASLPTTNGSHIPAVSSLPNSNGSHIPAMPENAACYTADRTQTSLKPENMQHSVDSRLSNVFNNGGSSLHTNMHAAVDMSAHGNRINGPPSMLSAQSANMGLIQGINGGMIKSEPGYSGCSPYMFGTDGNVLEPRPAIGGSSVTSFANVESNSHSLNDAVLDPDTSSFGFLGQIPRNFSLSDLTADFSQSSGSHLTDILETYSRSPFLATDNENFLDRGEQDNNRLDSISEGLSYEDFGSE, encoded by the exons ATGGTTCTAAACAACACTTTTTTCATGGATAAAATAG TTTGGCAAAagcttgaagaagaaaatgaagagttctTCAAGGCTTATTATGCGAGATTGGTTTTGAAGCAGCAAATATTGCAATTCAACAAATTGCTCGACCAGCAAGTCCAATTAATGCAGTTACACTCAACTGCTGTTGCCTCACTACCTACAACTAATGGGTCACATATCCCTGCAGTTTCATCACTGCCTAACTCTAATGGATCACATATCCCTGCAA TGCCGGAGAATGCAGCATGCTACACTGCAGACCGAACCCAAACAAGTTTGAAGCCTGAAAATATGCAACATTCTGTTGATTCCAGACTATCTAATGTGTTTAATAATGGTGGGTCCTCACTACATACAAATATGCATGCTGCAGTTGATATGTCAGCTCATGGCAATAGGATCAATGGTCCCCCGAGCATGCTTTCTGCTCAAAGTGCAAACATGGGTCTGATTCAAGGAATCAATGGTGGGATGATTAAATCTGAGCCTGGATATTCTGGTTGTTCTCCTTACATGTTTGGTACTGATGGAAATGTCCTGGAGCCACGCCCAGCTATTGGTGGCAGTTCAGTTACGTCATTCGCTAATGTTGAGTCCAACTCACATTCTTTGAACGACGCAGTCCTAGATCCAGACACTTCTTCATTTGGATTTCTGGGGCAGATTCCCAGAAATTTTAGCCTTTCAGATCTGACTGCCGATTTTTCTCAGAGTTCTG GTTCTCATTTGACAGATATACTGGAGACCTATTCTAGGTCACCCTTCCTAGCTACGGATAATGAAAACTTCCTCGACAGAGGAGAACAAG ACAATAATAGGCTAGACTCCATATCAGAAGGTTTAAGTTATGAGGACTTTGGAAGTGAATAG